TACGCCAAGCTCCAAATACACCACCAGCAGCCAGGGATCCAAGAACATAGTTCAGTTTATCATCTTTTTGCCTATAATTTGTTGCTATGTATGTTGTGGTAGTAAATGCGGCAGCCATTCCCATGAGTGGGAATGTAAAATAAGCGTAGCGTCCTAACGTGCTACCGTATCCTTTAGGTTTAGATAATGTTAATACATCCATGGTTGCGGCACCTACTCCAACAACGCCGGCATACTTTAATGtaacaagtaattttttaaaggcATCATGACCTTCTGGAGAATCGTAATATTTATAACccatttctaaaaacaaaatgaatttttttttatacaaatgataTAAGTTTAATCAACACCAAGGTTATTGTGATCAGTCTGATTAAGCCATTCAAAGATCTGTGGACGGTATTGGACCGTATATATggattttaatactaataaagacactatctagcgatagaaaaaaaaaatggtttgtaAAAcccatagatacataatatttaacggaaatgtaTGTTCACAATTTTGTAAACCATACGCACATATAAAAGAGTATAGCACATTAAAATCGATAATAAAGTAGGTATCTTAGAGTGGCTGCCCTGGGGTGAGACAcatagaccatagggtccgttgtgataccgaaaaagggttggcccatccccggccactactccatgtaccatttggagctgtttaagagcCTAACCTAAGGTATCTTTTGCCTTTCCatacaatgaaaaaatcaacTTAGTTGTTCATATATGGTTTCCATTTTTTTACTCGTGGTGCTGACATCTTACGAGTTAAAAACGAATAATATCACAGCGAATTTATCTAATACCTCTATACTTAAATTCTATAATTCGTTCTACCTACTTTTTATAGAGTTGGTaaagataaatttgttaataaagaaaattaagatTTTGGGCTATGATAACTTGAATGttgaatttatggaaaaaaatttactattctCGTGGTTTTTTGTGTGTGCTAAGGATTGTTCAAGAAGATTTTACCACTTAAATCGGGAAGAAACATATTAAGAATATCATATAAAAGCATTTGCTGAGTGGTAAAAGAACTT
The Chrysoperla carnea chromosome 4, inChrCarn1.1, whole genome shotgun sequence genome window above contains:
- the LOC123299090 gene encoding NADH dehydrogenase [ubiquinone] 1 alpha subcomplex subunit 11, whose amino-acid sequence is MGYKYYDSPEGHDAFKKLLVTLKYAGVVGVGAATMDVLTLSKPKGYGSTLGRYAYFTFPLMGMAAAFTTTTYIATNYRQKDDKLNYVLGSLAAGGVFGAWRKSAVSAMWGCIILSAAAIVKKDSVQNGWTFFSEPKTRAFNTVNSFKTDYSLIKHTPGNWTTGAK